Proteins from one Rosa chinensis cultivar Old Blush chromosome 7, RchiOBHm-V2, whole genome shotgun sequence genomic window:
- the LOC121050596 gene encoding uncharacterized protein LOC121050596 yields MSNEPRLDFQMLDSTGSEYYSWVTDVENHLTSKGILPIIQAPDPGLVFQRTPTKHAQAIILMRRHMDKALRLEYMSMKDARELWVALEERFGNIQDTLLPDLKVQWNNIRFSDFKSVAEYNSEALRLKAMLKFCGKPLTEDELLEKTLSTIPVSAIVISKCGSIEHWFKQCHASTKLAASYKEYRQNREQESNLAENEDSEDVNLTIEDFKAEQMHEDAADFD; encoded by the exons atgtcgaatgaacctagactcgactttcaaaTGCTTGACTCAACGGGTTCGGAATACTATAGTTGGgtaaccgacgttgagaaccacctcacttcaaaggggatattgcccataattcaagctcctgatccaggccttgtgttccaaagaacacctacaaagcatgcacaAGCTATTATCTTGATGCGGCGCCATATGGATAAAGCTCTCAGACTAGAGTATATGTCAATGAAAGATGCTCGAGagttatgggtagcgctagaagagcgttttggtaatatccaagataccctcctccctgacttgaaggttcagtgGAATAATATACGCTTCTCCGACTTTAAGTCTGTTGCAGAATATAATTCGGAAGCTCTTCGACTCAAAGCCATGTTGAAGTTCTGTGGAAAGCCTCTCACAGAAGATGAGCTACTTGAGAAGACTCTATCCACCattcccgtctcagcaattgttATATCAAA ATGCGGATCAATCGAGcattggttcaaacaatgcCATGCAAGTACtaaactagctgcaagctacaaaGAGTATAGGCAAAACAGGGAGCAAGAATCCAACCTTGCCGAAAATGAAGATagtgaagatgtcaatctcacaatagaggacttcaaagctgaacaaATGCAcgaggatgcagcagactttgattag
- the LOC112180843 gene encoding probable inactive purple acid phosphatase 27 produces the protein MEQIFRLFTILVILGSTHLGSDCAQIYGDQPLAKINIRKTTLAIHESASIRAYPSVLGIQGEDTDWVTVDLKYPDASDNDWVGVFSPGRLNASQCPPVDGQREQTPYICTAPIKYKYAKQDNPGYTKTGNATLKFQLINQRADFSFALFSGGLSNPKLVAISNFLTFANPKAPVYPRLAQGKSWNEMTVTWTSGYGVGEAVPFVEWGMKGDIRKRSAAATLTFDQNSLCGSPARTVGWRDPGFIHTSFLNNLWPNTLYTYRMGHRYLDGQYIWSKVYSFKSSPYPGQDSLQRVVIFGDMGKAERDGSNEYSDYQPGALNTTDQVISDLNNIDIVFHIGDLSYANGYISQWDQFTAQVEPIASTVPYMVGSGNHERDWPDSGSYYNGMDSGGECGVLGETMFYVPAHNRAKYWYSTDYGLFHFCIADTEHDWREGTEQYKFIENCLASVDRQKQPWLIFAGHRVLGYTSDKWYSQGGAFEEPMGRESLQKLWQKYKVDIAFYGHVHNYERTCPIYENQCVSSERSHYSGKFNGTIHVVVGGAGSHLSDFSQQQPGWSLYRDHDWGFVKLTAFNHTSLLFEYKKSSDGKVYDSFTISRDYTDVLACVHDSCEPTTAAF, from the exons ATGGAGCAAATATTTCGACTTTTCACAATTCTGGTGATTTTGGGCTCCACCCATTTGGGCTCAGATTGTGCTCAAATCTATGGAGACCAGCCACTCGCCAAGATTAACATTCGGAAAACCACTCTCGCCATTCATGAGTCGGCCTCCATTAGAGCCTACCCTTCTGTTCTTGGCATACAG GGTGAGGATACAGATTGGGTGACTGTGGATCTCAAGTACCCTGATGCTTCTGATAATGACTGGGTTGGAGTTTTTTCTCCTGGAAGACTCAA TGCATCACAGTGCCCACCAGTAGATGGTCAAAGAGAACAAACTCCATATATATGCACTGCTCCTATAAAG TACAAATATGCAAAACAAGACAATCCAGGTTATACAAAGACCGGCAATGCAACTTTGAAGTTTCAGCTTATAAATCAGCGAGCAGATTTCTCTTTTGCATTATTTTCAGGCGGATTGTCAAAT CCAAAATTGGTGGCAATTTCAAATTTCTTGACATTTGCCAATCCTAAAGCGCCTGTTTATCCACGTCTGGCTCAAGGGAAGTCTTGGAATGAA ATGACAGTAACTTGGACTAGTGGCTACGGCGTAGGCGAAGCTGTTCCATTTGTTGAGTGGGGTATGAAGGGAGATATTCGAAAGCGATCTGCAGCTGCAACATTGACATTTGATCAGAACAGCTTGTGTG GTTCACCTGCAAGGACAGTTGGGTGGCGCGATCCAGGTTTCATACACACAAGTTTCCTGAACAACTTGTGGCCAAACACATT GTACACCTATAGGATGGGTCATCGTTACTTGGATGGTCAGTATATTTGGAGCAAGGTCTACTCATTCAAATCATCTCCATATCCTGGACAAGATTCCTTGCAGCGCGTTGTAATATTTGGTGACATGGGAAAG GCAGAGCGTGATGGTTCAAATGAGTACAGTGATTATCAACCTGGTGCTCTGAACACTACAGATCAAGTCATCAGTGACTTGAACAACATTGACATAGTTTTTCATATAGGAGATCTATCATATGCAAATGGCTATATTTCACAATGGGACCAATTCACAGCACAGGTGGAGCCCATTGCATCAACTGTTCCATATATGGTTGGCAG TGGTAATCATGAACGTGATTGGCCTGATTCGGGGTCCTATTACAACGGAATGGATTCAGGTGGAGAATGTGGTGTGCTTGGTGAGACCATGTTTTACGTTCCAGCTCACAACCGAGCTAAATATTG GTACTCTACAGATTATGGATTGTTTCACTTCTGTATAGCTGACACAGAACATGACTGGAGGGAGGGAACAGAGCAGTACAAGTTCATTGAGAATTGCCTTGCATCCGTGGATAGACAAAAGCAACCTTGGTTGATCTTTGCAGGTCATCGTGTCCTTGGTTATACATCTGACAAATGGTATAGTCAAGGGGGCGCATTTGAAGAGCCTATGGGAAGGGAAAGCTTGCAGAAACTTTGGCAGAAGTACAAGGTAGACATCGCATTTTATGGCCATGTCCATAACTATGAAAGGACATGCCCCATCTATGAG AACCAATGCGTATCTTCAGAAAGATCTCACTACTCTGGGAAATTTAATGGAACAATCCATGTTGTTGTTGGAGGAGCCGGAAGCCACTTATCTGACTTCAGCCAACAACAACCAGGTTGGAGTCTCTACAGAGATCATGACTGGGGATTTGTAAAATTGACTGCATTCAATCACACATCCCTCCTCTTTGAGTACAAGAAAAGCAGCGACGGGAAGGTTTACGATTCCTTCACCATATCAAGGGACTACACAGATGTATTGGCTTGTGTTCACGACAGTTGCGAACCAACGACAGCAGCATTTTAG
- the LOC112180844 gene encoding snurportin-1, with translation MAPSDLRRPYKRPQLSDQQRRRELSLKRQEQSRDAELQARRLASTLLSLPPEQQPSDPEPEPSSSTDYDLRDASKLKGPAARKWFAKQLMLPEWMIDVPHRLPHDWYVLPRPAGRRCFVVSSDGTTISRQRNGTVLHRFPSALPHGSRNRDGSGPPSYSILDCIFHEMDQTYYVIDMVCWKNYSYYNCSTEFRFTWLKEKLAETKACDPPSYYHKYRFSLVPWSRCDLAGLHNAYAGEVPFIKDGILFYNKHAHYQPGNTPLALVWKDEHCSQYVIDTDSKGQVPSHQQVVLELQDDGKVTTSDDPPVVFSCLNLDFIQQSGLQSGCLLRFAIGDGGLTIVDGKLERADLHYVGTSNRARAFADTYSKIMFQSMARGSPLRIDDLVASISSSDDEADTLDVEMAV, from the exons ATGGCACCCTCCGATCTCCGCCGTCCGTACAAACGGCCGCAGCTCTCAGACCAGCAGAGGCGGAGAGAGCTTTCGCTGAAGCGCCAAGAGCAGAGCCGCGACGCCGAGCTCCAAGCGCGGCGCTTAGCCTCCACGCTCCTCTCCCTCCCGCCGGAACAACAACCCTCGGATCCCGAACCCGAGCCCAGTTCCTCCACTGACTACGACCTCCGCGACGCGTCGAAGCTGAAAGGCCCGGCGGCGCGGAAGTGGTTCGCGAAGCAGCTCATGCTCCCGGAGTGGATGATCGACGTCCCTCATCGCCTCCCCCATGACTG GTATGTGCTTCCGAGGCCAGCAGGGAGGCGATGCTTCGTGGTCTCATCCGACGGAACGACGATCAGTAGGCAACGAAACGGCACCGTTCTGCACCGTTTCCCGTCGGCGCTGCCCCACGGGTCCCGGAACCGAGACGGGTCGGGTCCTCCGTCGTATTCCATACTCGACTGTATATTTCACGAG ATGGACCAGACTTACTACGTGATTGACATGGTGTGCTGGAAGAATTACTCTTATTATAACTGCAGTACTGAATTTAGGTTTACTTGGTTGAAAGAGAAACTGGCTGAGACCAAAGCTTGTGATCCTCCATCGTATTATCATAAGTATAGGTTCAGCCTGGTTCCGTGGTCTCGCTGCGATCTGGCTGGTCTACACAATGCCTATGCCGGAGAGGTGCCTTTCATAAAGGATGGTATACTGTTTTATAACAA GCATGCACATTATCAACCGGGAAATACACCACTGGCGTTGGTGTGGAAGGATGAGCATTGCAGTCAGTATGTTATTGATACAGATAGCAAGGGACAGGTCCCAAGCCATCAGCAG GTAGTTTTGGAGCTGCAAGATGATGGGAAAGTGACTACATCGGATGATCCTCCAGTTGTGTTTAGTTgcttaaatttggattttataCAACAG tcAGGATTGCAGAGTGGATGTCTTCTTCGTTTTGCTATTGGTGATGGAGGATTGACCATTGTGGATGGGAAGCTTGAGAGGGCTGATTTACACTACGTTGGCACGTCCAACCGAGCACGCGCATTTGCAGATACTTACTCCAAG ATTATGTTTCAGAGTATGGCTCGAGGATCTCCCCTGAGAATTGATGATCTTGTTGCATCAATTAGCTCATCAGATGATGAAGCAGATACACTTGACGTTGAGATGGCTGTTTGA
- the LOC112178931 gene encoding uncharacterized protein LOC112178931: MEQTLWGHLPLLVRSNSKDSVEYILQTLWRTRKTGLDRADRDIIQDMLQLQNESDLDPLLVCLRILIRRCVYENVTRDEIQKLFPDEVLPELQRLLTLLLQKFQREWREDALKDQGALPRLKTMTWDMANQEAEFAEPVAVINLKLLNDSQSHVKETEVKFELANDTLETMLNSMYCIRDQFSNVGEASNDHLSQDANAL; this comes from the exons ATGGAACAGACTTTATGGGGTCATTTACCGCTACTGGTCCGGTCAAATTCCAAGGACTCGGTGGAGTACATTCTTCAAACCCTTTGGAGGACCCGAAAGACCGGTCTGGACCGGGCCGATCGGGACATAATCCAAGATATGCTCCAGCTTCAAAACGAATCGGACCTCGACCCG CTTTTGGTGTGTCTTCGGATTTTGATTCGGAGATGCGTGTACGAAAATGTGACGAGGGATGAGATTCAGAAGCTGTTTCCCGATGAGGTGTTGCCGGAATTACAGAGGCTGTTGACGCTTTTGCTGCAGAAGTTTCAAAGAGAATGGCGGGAAGATGCACTCAAGGACCAG ggtgCTTTGCCGCGGTTGAAGACGATGACATGGGACATGGCGAATCAGGAGGCAGAGTTTGCTGAGCCTGTTGCTGTTATCAACTTGAAG CTCCTAAATGATTCTCAGTCTCATGTTAAAGAAACAGAAGTGAAGTTTGAATTGGCTAATGATACTCTAGAAACCATGCTGAATTCCATGTACTGCATTAGAGATCAGTTTTCTAACGTG GGTGAAGCATCAAATGATCATTTATCTCAAGATGCTAATGCATTGTAG
- the LOC112178929 gene encoding exocyst complex component EXO70B1 yields MTTTTTSIPAAAGGGGGEDRVLAAAQHIVKSLGNTPKEVREDMLLIFSSFDNRLSNLTSMISDESKADDDRFDAAEKVIFRWEANHDAMRSAVPWEESPNESAEYLLAVDEILGLMEGLSVGSDHEISDRAENAIQIAMSRLEDEFRHILIRNTVPLDSERLYGSIRRVSLSFASHDGDFAEEFESFGEVDRDAGRFHERGGSLGDDVCVDLIHPDAVVELKEIAYRMIRSGYEKECVQVYSSVRRDALDECLVILGVEKLSIEEVQKIEWKLLDEKMKKWIHAVKIGVRVLLFGERRLSDQIFEGTDETREICFNETTKGCIMQLLNFGEAVAIGKRSPEKLFRILDMYDVLADVYPDLEQMVGDEFVLAEAKGVLDGLGDAARGTFAEFENAVQGEASKKPMLSGEIHPISRYVMNYVRLLVDYSETLNLLLDTGDDELQSLPNDDLGIESMSPIGRRLLLLINNLESNLGEKSKVYEDGALQCVFMMNNIQYIVQKVKDSELRKLLGDNWVRKRRGQVRQYATGYLRAAWSKALSCLKDEGIGGSTSNASKMALKERFKNFNANFEDLYRTQTAWKVPDAQLREELRISISEKVIPAYRSFMGRFGNQLESGRHAGKYIKYTADDLESYVLDLFEGTPCVLHHLRRKST; encoded by the coding sequence atgacgacgacgacgacgagcaTACCGGCCGCCGCGGGCGGTGGTGGAGGCGAGGATCGGGTGCTGGCGGCGGCGCAGCATATCGTGAAGAGCCTGGGGAACACTCCGAAGGAGGTGAGGGAGGATATGCTGTTGATCTTCTCCAGCTTTGATAACCGGCTCTCGAATTTGACGAGTATGATCAGCGACGAATCGAAGGCGGACGACGACCGATTCGACGCCGCGGAGAAGGTGATTTTCCGGTGGGAGGCGAATCACGACGCGATGAGGAGCGCCGTGCCTTGGGAGGAGTCGCCGAACGAGTCGGCGGAGTATTTGTTGGCCGTGGACGAGATCCTCGGCCTCATGGAGGGGTTGTCGGTCGGGTCGGATCATGAGATTTCGGACCGGGCCGAGAACGCGATCCAAATCGCGATGTCGAGGCTGGAGGACGAGTTCCGCCACATTCTGATCCGGAACACCGTCCCGCTCGACTCCGAGCGCCTCTACGGCTCGATCCGGCGGGTCTCGCTGTCGTTCGCGTCGCACGACGGTGATTTCGCCGAGGAGTTCGAGAGCTTCGGCGAGGTGGACCGCGACGCCGGCAGGTTCCACGAGCGTGGCGGCAGCTTAGGCGATGACGTGTGCGTTGATTTGATACATCCGGATGCCGTCGTCGAATTGAAGGAGATCGCTTACCGTATGATTCGCTCCGGCTATGAGAAGGAGTGTGTTCAGGTGTACAGTAGTGTCCGGCGAGACGCTTTGGATGAGTGTCTGGTGATTCTCGGAGTTGAGAAGCTGAGCATTGAGGAGGTTCAGAAAATCGAGTGGAAATTGCTGGACGAGAAAATGAAGAAGTGGATACACGCTGTGAAAATCGGGGTTCGGGTTTTATTATTCGGGGAGAGGAGACTCTCCGATCAGATTTTCGAGGGAACGGATGAGACTAGGGAGATATGTTTCAATGAGACCACCAAGGGGTGCATTATGCAGCTGTTGAATTTCGGAGAGGCTGTTGCCATTGGGAAAAGGTCGCCGGAGAAGCTGTTTCGGATTCTGGACATGTATGATGTGCTGGCAGATGTGTATCCGGACTTGGAGCAGATGGTGGGTGATGAATTTGTGCTTGCTGAGGCAAAGGGAGTGTTGGATGGACTCGGTGATGCGGCTAGAGGGACCTTTGCTGAGTTTGAGAATGCCGTTCAGGGTGAGGCCAGTAAGAAACCAATGCTGAGTGGAGAGATTCATCCCATTTCGCGGTATGTCATGAACTATGTGAGATTGCTGGTTGATTATAGTGAAACTCTGAATTTGCTTTTAGATACCGGAGATGATGAGTTACAGAGTTTGCCTAATGATGATTTGGGGATAGAAAGTATGTCTCCAATAGGACGTAGGCTTTTGCTGTTGATAAATAATTTGGAGTCCAATCTAGGGGAGAAATCTAAGGTTTATGAGGATGGAGCACTCCAATGTGTGTTTATGATGAATAACATTCAATACATAGTGCAGAAAGTGAAAGATTCTGAGCTTAGAAAGCTCTTGGGAGACAATTGGGTTCGCAAACGCCGTGGCCAGGTGCGCCAGTATGCCACTGGTTATCTTAGAGCTGCTTGGAGCAAGGCCCTGTCATGTTTGAAAGATGAAGGAATTGGCGGCAGCACAAGCAATGCTTCAAAGATGGCTTTGAAGGAGAGGTTTAAGAATTTCAATGCCAACTTTGAAGACCTGTATAGAACCCAGACAGCTTGGAAGGTCCCCGATGCTCAGCTTCGCGAAGAGCTTCGGATATCTATATCAGAGAAGGTGATTCCTGCTTACCGGTCCTTTATGGGGAGGTTCGGGAATCAGCTAGAGAGTGGAAGGCATGCCGGGAAATATATAAAGTACACCGCAGATGATTTGGAGAGCTATGTGTTGGATTTGTTCGAAGGGACACCTTGTGTTCTGCACCATCTTAGAAGAAAAAGTACATAG
- the LOC112178930 gene encoding SNF1-related protein kinase regulatory subunit gamma-1, with protein sequence MGVPAANRDGESPRSPEAKLGMHVEDLWDIQEPQLSPTEKLNACFESVPVSDFPTAPSNQVIEIKSDTSLAQAVKILAEHKILSAPVVDVDAPEDASWIDRYIGVVEFAGIVVWILHQSEPPSPRSPGTPTSPSSATAIAAAANGLKGLDLAGLLENGSDFAAATSGNFFEALTSSEFYKNTQVRDISGSFRWAPFLALQKDNTFLTMLLLLSKYKMKSVPVVDLGEGKIDNIITQAAVIHMLAECAGLQWFESWGTKKLSELGLPLMTADRIVKVYEDEPVLQAFKLMRRKKVGGVPVIESGGSKAVGNISLRDVQFLLTAPEIYHDYRSITARNFLTAVRSHLQKQHEVYPLLSTMITCKRDDTIKDLILKLDSEKIHRVYTVDDNGNLEGVITLRDIISRLVHEPRGYFGDFFDGVLPLPQSTRV encoded by the exons atgggtgtGCCGGCGGCGAATAGGGACGGCGAGAGTCCGAGGAGTCCAGAGGCGAAGCTGGGGATGCATGTAGAGGATCTGTGGGACATACAAGAGCCGCAGCTATCTCCCACCGAAAAGCTCAATGCTTGCTTTGAGAGTGTTCCGGTTTCTGACTTCCCTACTGCTCCTTCTAATCAAG TGATTGAGATAAAGTCAGACACCAGTTTAGCTCAAGCAGTCAAAATCCTGGCCGAACATAAAATTCTGAGTGCACCGGTGGTGGATGTCGATGCGCCTGAGGACGCTAGCTGGATCGACAGATACATTGGCGTTGTCGAGTTTGCAGGGATTGTTGTGTGGATTCTACATCAG TCAGAACCGCCATCTCCAAGGAGTCCAGGTACTCCTACTAGTCCATCTAGTGCAACTGCAATTGCGGCGGCGGCTAATGGATTGAAAGGTCTTGATCTTGCGGGACTATTAGAAAACGGCTCTGACTTTGCTGCTGCAACTTCAGGAAATTTTTTTGAGGCTTTGACTTCTTCCGAGTTTTACAAGAACACACAG GTTCGAGATATCTCAGGGTCATTCCGATGGGCACCATTTCTGGCCTTGCAGAAGGACAACACCTTTTTGACCATGCTCTTGCTGCTTTCAAAGTACAAAATGAAGAGCGTGCCTGTAGTTGATTTAGGTGAAGGAAAGATTGATAACATCATCACGCAAGCTGCTGTCATTCATATGTTAGCAGAATGTGCTGGTCTTCAGTGGTTTGAAAGCTGGGGAACCAAGAAACTATCGGAACTtggtctccccctaatgaccgCTGATCGCATTGTGAAG GTGTACGAGGATGAACCAGTGCTCCAAGCATTTAAGCTGATGAGGAGAAAGAAGGTTGGTGGGGTACCTGTGATTGAAAGTGGCGGTAGCAAGGCAGTCGGTAATATAAGCTTAAGAGATGTCCAGTTCTTGCTCACTGCACCAGAAATCTACCATGATTACAG ATCCATCACGGCGAGAAACTTCCTGACAGCTGTTAGAAGCCATCTACAGAAGCAACATGAAGTCTACCCATTGCTAAGTACTATGATAACTTGCAAAAGGGACGACACAATTAAAGATTTGATTCTGAAGCTGGACTCTGAGAAGATCCACCGGGTGTATACGGTAGATGATAATGGGAATCTGGAAGGAGTCATTACGTTGAGAGACATCATCTCGAGGCTAGTCCATGAACCCCGTGGCTACTTCGGTGACTTCTTCGATGGTGTTTTGCCCCTACCCCAAAGCACCAGGGTTTAA